Below is a window of Myxococcaceae bacterium JPH2 DNA.
CCAACATGGCCGTGACGGACCTGGCGGTGAAGCCCCCCAGCAATCCGCGGGAGCTGGCGCGCGCCGCCGGCGTGCGAGGCGCCTTCGTGCGCGCCCACGGCGACGAGGTGCTCACCCTCATCCGCGAGCAGTTGGAGAAGGCGCGCCGAGGCGAGCTGGAGACCGACGCCGAGCCCCGCGGCCCGCGCGACCCCAATCGCCGCAAGCGCGAGGAGGCGCTCAAGGCGTTCCGCGTGGAGAAGGCGCTCGCGCGCAAGGTGACGCCCAGCGCGGTGCTCACCAATCCCCTGCTGGAGGCCCTGGCCGCGCGTCCGCCCGCAACGCTGGAGGAGCTGGCCACCCTGCCCTACCTGGGCGAGAAGCGGGTGCGCCTCTACGGGCAGGAGCTGCTCGCGCTGCTGGCGCCCCTGCCCGTGCTGGGCGGCTGAAGCCTCAGCGCTTGCGCGCCAGCAACATGCCGTCGCGCACGGTGAGCATCACCTTCTCCACGCGCGGATCCGCGGCCACCTTCTGGTTGAAGGCGACGATGGCGTGGTCCTGCGCGGACTCCGGCTGGAGGACCCGGCCGCTCCACAGCACGTTGTCCGCCACCACCAGTCCGCCGGGGCGCAACAGCGGCAGCACCGCGTCGTAGTACGCGGCGTAGTTGCCCTTGTCCGCGTCGATGAAGGCCAGGTCGAACGGGCCCTTCAGCGTGGCCAGCGTCTCCAGCGCGGGCCCGAGCCGCAGGTGGACCTTGTGCCCATGCGGGCTCCTCGCGAAGAAGCGCCGGGCCACCTCCGCCACGCTCGGGTTGAGGTCGCAGGTGATGAGCTCCCCGTCCGCCGGGAGCGCCTCGGCCATGCACAGCGCCGAGTAGCCCGTGAAGGTGCCGAGCTCCAGCACCCGCCGCGCCTGGAGCAGGGCCACCAGGAGGCGCAGGAAGGTGCCTTCCATACGTCCCACCTGCATGTGCGGCGACGCGACCTCGGCGTACGTCAGCTCGCGCAGCTCCTCCAGCAGCGGGGAGACGTGCTCGGTATGGGCTTCCGCGTAGGCCTCGATGTCTGGGGGGACAAGCGTGAGCTGTGCCATGGCCACCGTTTAACACGCGCCTCACTTCGGGTTGCCGCGCGCGCGCGCGGCCCTACCGTTGTGTCCACTGGTGGGAGGTGCATGGCCATGCTCGGCGCCAGACCGTGCGGCACGCGTGCGGAAGTCACCCGGTGCATCGACGCAAGCACCCAATGTCAGCGGGCCTGCGAGCAAGGCGTGGCGTGTCTGCTGCGCCGAGGGCTGCGCCCGGACGACACGACGGTGCGGCTGTTGAGGCAGTGTGCGGAGCTGTGCGAACTCAACGTGCGCGCGCTCCGCAAGGAGAGCCGGCTGGTGCGGCACACGGCGAGCCTGTGCTTCGAGCTGGGCAACCAGGTGGCGCGCGCGACGTGGCTCCGTCCGGATGACCCCGCCGCGTGCGCGCTGGCACGGGACGCGCTCCAACTGGCGCGCGCGTGCCAGCCGCTGGTGTTTCCTCCCTGACGCGGCCTACAGCGCCACGCCGGAGAGCGCGCCGTACTTGTCCCGCAGATAGGCGAGGAAGTCGGCGTCGGTGAGTCCCTGGCCGGTGATGTCGCGCACCCGCTCCTCCGCGGGCGTGCGGAAGCCGTGCGCGTGGACGTGGGTGCGCAGCCAGTCGCGCAGGGGCAACAGTTCGCCGCGGGACAGGTGCCCCTCCAGGTCCGGGATGGCGCGCCGCGCGGCGCGGTGGAGGGACGCCGCGTAGAGATTGCCCAACGTGTACGTGGGGAAGTAGCCGAACTCACCCCAGGCCCAGTGGATGTCCTGGAGCACGCCGCGCGTGTCGTCCGGCGGGGTGATGCCCAGATAGTGGCGCATGCGCTCGTTCCAGGCGGCGGGCAGATCGTCGAGCGGGAGCGCGTCGCGGATGAGCAGCAGCTCCAGCTCGTAGCGCAGGGCGATGTGGAGGTTGTACGTCACCTCGTCCGCGTCGATGCGGATGAGCGACGGCGCGACGTGGTTGATGACGCCGTGGAAGGTGTCCACGTCCACACCGGCCAGCGCCTCCGGGAACGCCGCGCGCAGGTGCGGATAGTAGTGCTCCCAGAAGGGACGGCTGCGGCCCACCAGGTTCTCCCACAGCCGCGACTGGGACTCGTGCAGGCCCATGGAGGGCGCGACGGCCAGGGGCGTGCCGTGGTGCTCGGGGGAGAAGCCCTGCTCGTACAGGCCGTGGCCCGCCTCGTGGATGGTGCTGAAGAGGGCGGGCAGCGGGTTGGCCTCGTCCACATGCGTGGTGAGCCGGACGTCGAGCGCGTGCGTGCCGCCGGTGAACGGGTGGATGCTCAGGTCCTGGCGCCCCGCCTCCAGGTCGAAGCCCACGTCCTTCAAGAGGCGCATCGTGAAGGCCCACTGCGCGTCCTGCGGATAGCGGCGGCCATCGAACAGGGCCGGGCGGGCGCGCTGCGCGGACGCGAGCGTGGCCACCATGGGGATGAGCTTCTCGCGCAGCGCGGTGAGCACCGGCGTCAGGCGCGCCACGCGCATGCCGGGCTCGTATCCCTCCAGGAGGGCGTCATAGCGCTCGCCGTCGTGGCCGTAGGCGTCCGCCTGCTCGCGGCGGATCTCCAGCACGCGCGCCAGGTGGGGCTGGAAGAGGGAGAAGCGCTTCTGGATGCGGGCCTCGCGCCAGGCGTGCAGGGACTTGCCCTGCGCCTCGGCCAGGGCCTTCACGAGCGCGCCGGGGACGCGAACCTGCCGGTCCCGCTCGCGGGTGAGCACGCGCACCATGGCGCGCGAATCCGCGGACAGGTCTGCCTGGGTGGCCGCCTGGGCCAGCGCGTCCCCCAGGCGCGGGTCCACCAATCGCTCGTGGTACAGGCCCCGGAGGGTGGAGAGCTGGGAGGCGCGGGCCGGCCCCGCCTTGGCGGGCAGGTACGTCTCCTGGTCCCAGGTGGCCAGGCCAATGACGCCTTGAAGGTCGCGCAGTTCGCGCATGCGGTGAAGCAGCCAGGTGTCCATGGGCGTGTTTCTAGCGCGCATCCAAGGTAAGAGGGCCGCGCGATGGCCAACATCCTCCGCTTCTTCATGGCACCCGACGACGAGGTCGCCTTCTTCCGCTTCCTGGAGCGACACGTCCTGGAGGTGTACCCCCGGCGCGTGCCCCAGGACTGGACGCCCTTCCGCGCCACCCAGGAGAACCTGCCCCACGTGCCTCCCGAGGACGTCTACCTGGTGGCCAGCGACATTGGCCCCGCCCTGGTGGACAAGGTGAAGCGCGGCCCGGACAAGGGCGCGTGGCGCATCGACGAGGTGCGCTCGCCCGTCATCTTCCTGGAGCGCTCGCGCCTCAACGAGGCAGGGGAGCTGCTCAACGGGCAGATGTGGGCCGAGCTGGAAGTCACCGCCCAGACGGGCCGCCGGGACGCGGCACCGGACCGCTTCCGCCGCCTGTACCTGGAGGTGGAGGAGTACGTGAAGAAGACCTTCCGCAAGGGCGAGCCCAAGGGCTTCCTCGTGGGCCCCAAGGCCGCGCGCCTCTTCAAGGAAGGGCTGGTCCTGCGAGACTCCGCGTTCCGCGGGGGCACGGTGGCGCCCTACAAGTAGGCCCCACCGCGCCGGCCCCAGAGACTCAGGAGTCGATGACCGCGACGCCCCCGCGCACCATGGGCGCCTCGGAGAGGAACTTCAGCTCCGGGTGCTTCTCCTCGGCGTGCTGGAGCGCCCAGTCATCGCGGAAGAGGACCAGCGGCAATCCGTCGCGGTCCTGCACCGTCTGGCGGTTGCCCTCCCAGTCGAAGGACTTGGCCTCGAAGTTGGAGCCCACCACCCAGCGCGCGTGGCTGAACGGCAGCCGGTCCAACGCGATGCGCGCGCCGTACTCGTGCTCCAGGCGGTACTGCAGCACTTCGAACTGGAGCGCGCCGACCACGCCCGCGATGGGGTCCTTCATGCCCATCCCGAGCTGCTGGAAGATCTGCACCGTGCCCTCCTCGGAGAGCTGCTCCAGGCCCTTCTCCATCTGCTTGCGGCGCAGGGGGTCCTTGGAGCGGACGATGGCGAAGTACTCGGGGCTGAAGCGCGGCACGCCCTCGAACTCCACCTCGTTGCCCTCGGCCAGCGTGTCGCCGATGCGGTACTGGCCCGGGTCGAACAAGCCGATGACGTCGCCCGGCCACGCGTCCTCGATGGCGGTGCGCTCGGCGGCGAGGAACTGGCTGGGCTTGGCGAGCCGCACTTCCTTGCCCAGGCGCGAGTGGTAGGCGCTCATGCCCTTCACGTAGCGTCCGCTCACCACGCGCATGAACGCGATGCGGTCGCGGTGCGCCGGGTCCATGTTCGCCTGAATCTTGAAGACGAAGCCGGCGAACTTCGGGTTGGACGGCTCGCGCGTGCCGCCGCGCGTGGTGCGCCCCGCGGGCGCCGGGGCCAGGTCCAGGAACGCGTCCAGGAAGGGCCGCACGCCGAAGTTCGTCATGGCGCTGCCGAAGAACATGGGCGACAGCTGACCCGCGTCGCACTTGGCGCGGGTGAACTCGTCTCCGCCGATGTCGAGCAGCTCGATGTCCTCGTGCAGCTTCGCCAGCTCGGCCTCGGTGAGCACCGTGCGGATTTCATCCGAGTCGATGGACACCGAGCGCTCGGACACCTCGGACTCACCATGCGAGCCCTCGGAGGAGAACACGTGCACCACGCGGTTCTGGCGCTCGTAGACGCCGCGGAACTCGGGCCCCATGCCAATGGGCCAGTTCATCGGGTACGAGCGGATGCCGAGCACCTGCTCCAGCTCGTTCATCAACTCCAGCGGCTCGCGACCGAAGCGGTCCAGCTTGTTGACGAAGGTGAAGATGGGGATGCCGCGCATGCGACAGACCTTGAAGAGCTTCTTGGTCTGCGGCTCCACGCCCTTGGCGGCGTCGATGAGCATCACCGCGGAGTCCGCCGCGCTCAGCGTGCGGTACGTGTCCTCGGAGAAGTCCTGGTGGCCCGGCGTGTCCAGCAGGTTGACCGCATGGTCGCGGTAGACGAACTGGAGCACCGAGGAGGTGACGGAGATGCCGCGCTCCTTCTCCAGCTCCATCCAGTCACTGGTGGCGTGCCGCCGCGCCCGCTTGGCCTTCACGCTGCCGGCCAGGTGGATGGCGCCGCCGTAGAGCAGCAGCTTCTCGGTGAGGGTCGTCTTGCCCGCGTCGGGGTGGGAGATGATCGCGAAGGTGCGCCGCCGGGCGACCTCCCGCTCGAGCTCATTGGCCGTCATCCGGGGGCAACTATCACGGGCCGTCGTTCCTTGCAGCTTGCAAGCAGCGCGCACCCGCCCGGCCTGTCCCCCGCCCTGGGGCCGAGCCCCCGCCCCTCCGAGGAAACAGCGCTTCCCCGTCCCACGCGGTGGGTAGCGGGACGACGAGGGCCGCCCCATCTTCAGGGGCGCCATGGCCGTGGGATGGAAGAGCAACGTCGACATCGCGGACACGCTGGAGCGCGTGGCGGACCTGCTGGAGACCCAGGACGCCATGCCCTTCCGCGTGACGGCGTATCGCAACGCCGCGCGCTCCGTCGCGCAGTGGCCCAGCTCGGTGGCGGACCTGCTCGCCGCGGACGGTGAGGCCGGGCTGCGAAAGCTGCCCGGGGTGGGCAAGAGCATCGCGGCGGCCATCGCCGAGTGGGTGCACACCGGGCACCTGGCCCTGCTCCAGCGGCTGGAGGCGGAGGTGTCTCCCGAGGCCCTGCTCGCCAGCGTGCCCGGGCTGGGGCCGGAGCTGGCCCACCGCATCCACGACACCCTGGGTGTGTCCACGCTGGAGGAGCTGGAGCAGGCGGCGCACGACGGCCGGCTGGAGCGCGTGGAGGGCTTCGGACCCCGGCGCGCCGAGCAGGTCCGCGAGCTGCTCTCGGCGAGGCTGAGCCGCTCCCGCCGAGCCGGAGACATCGGGCCCATGGAGAGCCCCGCGCCGGACGTCGCCCTGCTGCTTCAGGTGGACCAGGAGTACCGCCAGCGCGCGGAGGCGGGGACGCTGCGGCGCATCGCGCCCCGGCGCTTCAATCCCTCGGGCGAGGCGTGGCTCCCGGTGTTCAGCCGCACGGTGGAGGGCTGGGCCATGCGAGCCCTCTTCTCCAACACCGCGCTGGCGCACCAGCAGGGCACCACCCACGACTGGGTGGTCCTCTACTACGAGCGCGAGGATGCGGGCGGACAGTGCACCGTGGTCACCGCGCGAAGCGGCCCGCTGGAAGGACTGCGCGTGGTGCGGGGGCGCGAGACGGAGTGCCTCGCGTACTACGGGCGGGGCCCCGAGGTGCCCTCGCCCGTCTCTCACTGAGCGCCACGCCCGGACGACCGCCGCGCCTCACCCCGCTGGGACATACAGCTCCGAGGTGGAGAGCGCGCCGCTGGAGCCGTAGCCCCCGGGAACGAGGACGCGTCCGGAGCGCAGCAGCGTCACGTCGTTCTGCGTGCTGCGCGCGGACAGCGTGCCCGCGGGAGACCAGAGCCCGGTGTTCGGGTCGAAGGCCTCGGCGGAGTCGAGCATGCCCAGCTCGCTGCCACCGTCGCCCGTCACCACCAGCACCCGACCGGTGGCCAGCACCGTGGCGCGCGGCGCGTAGCGCGGGAAGCCCATGGCGGCCACGGGCGTCCACAGCCCCGTGAGCGGGTCATAAATCTCCGCCGAGCGCAGCGCGCCGCCCTGACCCCAGCCGCCCACCACCAGCACCCGGCCGGACGCGAGCGGCATCGCCACGTGTCCGTAGCGCGGCATCGTCATGCTGCCCGTCGCGCGCCACGTTCCCGAGGCCGGGTCGTACAGCTCGGCGCTGGCGGTGGCCACGTCGCCCTCGGGCGTGGTGCCGCCCGTCACCAACACGAGCCCCGAGTCGAGCAGCGTCGCGGTGTGGAAGGCGCGCGCCTTGGTCATCGCGCCCACCGTCGACCACTTCCCGAGCCCGGGGTCATAGAGCTCCGTGACAGACAGGTTCGAGGAGGTGGACGCGCCCGTCCAACCGCCCGTCACCAGCACCTGCCCCGAGCGCAGCACCGTGGCCGTGTGCCGCGCGCGACGCACCGACATGCTCGGCACCGGCGTCCACGCGCCGCGCTGCGGGTCATACAGCTCCGCGCTCGACAGGTACGTGGTCGCGTCGGCCTGCCCCCCCACCACCAGCACGCCGCCGGAGCCGAGCACCGTGGCCGAGTGCAAGAAGCGCTTCGCGCCCAGCGGGCCCGTGGCGGTCCACGTCCCGCGCTGCTCGTCGTACAGCTCCGAGGCCAGCAGCGCCTCGCCGCTCGTGCCCGTGCCCCCCGCGACGAGCACCTGCCCGGTCGCAAGCGTCACCGCCGTGTGTTGCGCGCGCGACAAGGCCATGCCCGTGGTGGGCTGCCATGGCAGCACGGGCGGGTGGTAGCGCTCCGTGGATGCGTGGCGGGTGCCAGCCTCGGGCACGCCGCCCGTGGCGAACACCTCCCCGGAGGGCAGCAGCGTGGCGGTGTGCCCGCCGCGCCGCGCCGTCATGGAGTGCGTGGCGCTCCAGGCGCCCGTGGCCGGGTCGAACAGCGCCGCGCCGTCCAGGTACGACGAGCCGCCGCTGGAGCCGCCCGCCACCAGCACCTGTCCGGACGCGAGCAGCGTGGCGGTGTGCAGCGCGCACGCGGTGGGCAGCTCGCCCGTCCGCGTCCACTGCCCCGTGGCCGGGTCGAACACCTCGGAACTCGAGGTGGCGAGGCTGCCCGCGAAGCCGCCCGCCACCAGCACCTTGCCGGACAGGAGCAGCGTGGACGTGTGCCCCACGCGCGGCAGGTTCATGGAGGCCACGCTCCGCCACTGGCCCGTCGCCGGGTCATACAGCTCCGCGCTGGTGAGCACCTCGCCGCTCGCCGCGGAGCGCCCGCCCGTCACCAGCACCTGCCCTGAAGGCAGCAGCGTGGCGCCGTGTCCCAGCCGCGCCGCGGCGAGACCGCCCGTGGCCGTCCACGCGGAGGTGGTCGCATCGAAGAGCAGCGCCGTGGCCAGCGCCTTCCCGGAGCCATTGTCACCGCCCACCAGGAGGACCTTGCCGTTGCCCAACAACGTGGCGGTGTGCTGGCTGCGCGGCGCATCGAACGAGGCCGTGAGCGTCCAGGAGTAGCTGTCCGGGTCGTAGACCTCCGCGGTGCCCACCGCTTGCGTGGAGGCATTGCCGCCCGCCACGAGCACCTTGCCGGACGGAAGCAGCGTGGCGGTGTGCCGCTGCCGGAACGCGCTCATGGCCGGCAGCGCGTACCAGCGACTGAGGCGCGGGTCATACAGCTCGGCGTTGGCGGTGGCGCCGCCCGCCACCAGCACATAGCCCGAGCGAAGGAGCGTCGCGCTGTGGTCCACGCGCGCGGTGCCCATGGGTGCAGTGGAAGTCCAGGTGGAGGCGTCGTCCAGGCGGGCCCGCGCGTGACCGGGCTCGGGGGCCCGGAGTGCATCATCAGGTGCGCAGGCAGACACGACGAGCGCGAGCCCGGCCATCCAGCCGAGCCAGACCAGGTTCTTCATGAGGGGGAGTCCTTCGAATCAGCAAAGCGCGGCCAGGCCCGCGACGGCGGCCCCATAGCCCAGCACGAAGGTGGACACCACTCAGGAAGAACGCCACGCCGCGCGCGTCACGCGTCACCCGGGCAGGGTCGTGCATGACGCGCGCACGACACTTCTTCGCGCGCTAGCTGCTCGCGGAGGTGTAGTGCCCGATGGAGCGCAACCACACGCGACGCGCCACCCAGGCGAACACCAGCGAGCCCAGCACCGCGCCCACCAATGACTGCCACGGCAGCCGGCCCAGCATGGCCTCCGCCGGATACGTGGTCATCAGCGCCAGCGGAATGACGAAGGTGAAGAACAGCGCCAGCCCGCCCCGGAACACCGACGAGGGCCAACGCGCGGCGTCGAAGATGGAGGTGAAGAAGTACGTGAGGTTGTCCACGCGCACCACGACGAACGCGGCGCTCACCGTGAGGATCCACAGCGAGTAGAGCAAGAGCGTGCTGGTGCCCAGCAGCACGACGGACGCGAGCAGCCCCGGCCCGGACGGCCAGCGCCCCAGCTTCCAGAAGGCATAGATGAACAGCCCCACGCCCGTGAGCACGTTGATGGCGCGCCAGGGCAGGAAGCGTTGGGTGGACACCAGGAACTGCGCATCCGCGGGCTTGAGCAACACGAAGTCCAGCGTGCCCTTGCGGATGTGCTCCACCACGCCGGTGAGGCTGGGATTGATGGCGCCCTCCAACACCCCCTGGAGCAAGGTGAACCAGCCCACCACCAGCAGCGCCTCACTGAAGGTCCACCCCGCGATGCTCGGCCGCTCGCCGTAGACGACGAGCAGCGGCGCCAGCGCCGTGAACGTCCACGCCAGCGACGTGGCCCCATCCGTGAGGAAGTCCGCGCGGTACTGGAGCGCCTGCAGGCCCGAGGCCTTCAGCTGCACGCCCAGCAGTCTGAGATATCGCCGCAGCATTCCGCCCTACCCTCCGAACGCCGCGAAGCGCCGCAGTCCGTACCGCCACACCACCGTCGTCCCCACCGCCAACACGGTCACCCAGCCCCACTGAAAGGCGAGCAGCCGCAGCGCCTCGGCCGTCTCATGCGCGCCCGTCATCAGCTCCGTGGGCAGGCCCATCTGATAGCGGAACGGGAGCCAGTCGATGAGCGAGCGCAGCCCCTCGGGAAACAGCTCCACCGGGTACATGTACCCGGAGCACACGAAGAACAGCACCAGGTACACCTCCATCAGCTTCTGGCTGCTGTCCATGAAGAGGCTCAAGGAGCCGATGATGGCGTTGGTGAGGAAGGTGATGAGCCACCCGCCCACGATGGACACGGCGAAGAGGACCCAGCCCACGGCGGAGCGCGGCACCACCTGCCACCCCACGAAGACCACGCCCAGCACCGTCACCGGCATCGCCACCACGAGGCGCATGGGGAACGCCGCGATGTTCTCCGCCGCGTAGGCCCACAAGGGAGAGATGGGACGCAGGAGGCGCATGGACAGCGTGCCCTGCTTCACCTCCCAGTTGATGAGCCACGCGGCCCACGAGCTGATGAGCTGGCGCACCGCGAACGTGGCCAGGAAGTAGCCCACGAAGTCCGCCTGCCCGAAGCGCCCCACCGGCGCCGTGCGCGCCACCGCCGTCCACAGCGCCATCATGATGAGCGGCATGGTGGTGGACAGCACCCAGACGAGCAGCTCCGCCCGGTACGCCACCGCCTCGGAGAACCCCACCTTCAAGAGCGTGGGGAAGGCCCGCACGGTGTTGCGCAGGCTCATGAAGCGCCCTCGGCCGCGGCACGCCGGGCCTTGCCCTCCGCGAACAGCTCGCCCATGACCTCCTCCAGCGGCGCGTTCTCCACCGTGAGGTCCGTCACCGTCAGGCTCGCCAGCGCGCGGCTGATGGTGGCGTTGACCGACTCCTGATGCACCTGGAGCACCGCCATGCCCGGCTCGTGCGACACCACCTTGCCCAGGGGTGTCAGGCGCGCGTTGTCCACCGGCTCGGCCAGGCGCAGCACCACGCGCTTCTCCGGGCGCA
It encodes the following:
- a CDS encoding DNA-binding protein, with protein sequence MAVGWKSNVDIADTLERVADLLETQDAMPFRVTAYRNAARSVAQWPSSVADLLAADGEAGLRKLPGVGKSIAAAIAEWVHTGHLALLQRLEAEVSPEALLASVPGLGPELAHRIHDTLGVSTLEELEQAAHDGRLERVEGFGPRRAEQVRELLSARLSRSRRAGDIGPMESPAPDVALLLQVDQEYRQRAEAGTLRRIAPRRFNPSGEAWLPVFSRTVEGWAMRALFSNTALAHQQGTTHDWVVLYYEREDAGGQCTVVTARSGPLEGLRVVRGRETECLAYYGRGPEVPSPVSH
- a CDS encoding kelch-like protein, whose protein sequence is MKNLVWLGWMAGLALVVSACAPDDALRAPEPGHARARLDDASTWTSTAPMGTARVDHSATLLRSGYVLVAGGATANAELYDPRLSRWYALPAMSAFRQRHTATLLPSGKVLVAGGNASTQAVGTAEVYDPDSYSWTLTASFDAPRSQHTATLLGNGKVLLVGGDNGSGKALATALLFDATTSAWTATGGLAAARLGHGATLLPSGQVLVTGGRSAASGEVLTSAELYDPATGQWRSVASMNLPRVGHTSTLLLSGKVLVAGGFAGSLATSSSEVFDPATGQWTRTGELPTACALHTATLLASGQVLVAGGSSGGSSYLDGAALFDPATGAWSATHSMTARRGGHTATLLPSGEVFATGGVPEAGTRHASTERYHPPVLPWQPTTGMALSRAQHTAVTLATGQVLVAGGTGTSGEALLASELYDEQRGTWTATGPLGAKRFLHSATVLGSGGVLVVGGQADATTYLSSAELYDPQRGAWTPVPSMSVRRARHTATVLRSGQVLVTGGWTGASTSSNLSVTELYDPGLGKWSTVGAMTKARAFHTATLLDSGLVLVTGGTTPEGDVATASAELYDPASGTWRATGSMTMPRYGHVAMPLASGRVLVVGGWGQGGALRSAEIYDPLTGLWTPVAAMGFPRYAPRATVLATGRVLVVTGDGGSELGMLDSAEAFDPNTGLWSPAGTLSARSTQNDVTLLRSGRVLVPGGYGSSGALSTSELYVPAG
- a CDS encoding peptide chain release factor 3, which produces MTANELEREVARRRTFAIISHPDAGKTTLTEKLLLYGGAIHLAGSVKAKRARRHATSDWMELEKERGISVTSSVLQFVYRDHAVNLLDTPGHQDFSEDTYRTLSAADSAVMLIDAAKGVEPQTKKLFKVCRMRGIPIFTFVNKLDRFGREPLELMNELEQVLGIRSYPMNWPIGMGPEFRGVYERQNRVVHVFSSEGSHGESEVSERSVSIDSDEIRTVLTEAELAKLHEDIELLDIGGDEFTRAKCDAGQLSPMFFGSAMTNFGVRPFLDAFLDLAPAPAGRTTRGGTREPSNPKFAGFVFKIQANMDPAHRDRIAFMRVVSGRYVKGMSAYHSRLGKEVRLAKPSQFLAAERTAIEDAWPGDVIGLFDPGQYRIGDTLAEGNEVEFEGVPRFSPEYFAIVRSKDPLRRKQMEKGLEQLSEEGTVQIFQQLGMGMKDPIAGVVGALQFEVLQYRLEHEYGARIALDRLPFSHARWVVGSNFEAKSFDWEGNRQTVQDRDGLPLVLFRDDWALQHAEEKHPELKFLSEAPMVRGGVAVIDS
- a CDS encoding ABC-2 family transporter protein, with the protein product MSLRNTVRAFPTLLKVGFSEAVAYRAELLVWVLSTTMPLIMMALWTAVARTAPVGRFGQADFVGYFLATFAVRQLISSWAAWLINWEVKQGTLSMRLLRPISPLWAYAAENIAAFPMRLVVAMPVTVLGVVFVGWQVVPRSAVGWVLFAVSIVGGWLITFLTNAIIGSLSLFMDSSQKLMEVYLVLFFVCSGYMYPVELFPEGLRSLIDWLPFRYQMGLPTELMTGAHETAEALRLLAFQWGWVTVLAVGTTVVWRYGLRRFAAFGG
- a CDS encoding class I SAM-dependent methyltransferase, with protein sequence MAQLTLVPPDIEAYAEAHTEHVSPLLEELRELTYAEVASPHMQVGRMEGTFLRLLVALLQARRVLELGTFTGYSALCMAEALPADGELITCDLNPSVAEVARRFFARSPHGHKVHLRLGPALETLATLKGPFDLAFIDADKGNYAAYYDAVLPLLRPGGLVVADNVLWSGRVLQPESAQDHAIVAFNQKVAADPRVEKVMLTVRDGMLLARKR
- a CDS encoding ABC-2 family transporter protein, producing the protein MLRRYLRLLGVQLKASGLQALQYRADFLTDGATSLAWTFTALAPLLVVYGERPSIAGWTFSEALLVVGWFTLLQGVLEGAINPSLTGVVEHIRKGTLDFVLLKPADAQFLVSTQRFLPWRAINVLTGVGLFIYAFWKLGRWPSGPGLLASVVLLGTSTLLLYSLWILTVSAAFVVVRVDNLTYFFTSIFDAARWPSSVFRGGLALFFTFVIPLALMTTYPAEAMLGRLPWQSLVGAVLGSLVFAWVARRVWLRSIGHYTSASS
- a CDS encoding carboxypeptidase M32, which codes for MDTWLLHRMRELRDLQGVIGLATWDQETYLPAKAGPARASQLSTLRGLYHERLVDPRLGDALAQAATQADLSADSRAMVRVLTRERDRQVRVPGALVKALAEAQGKSLHAWREARIQKRFSLFQPHLARVLEIRREQADAYGHDGERYDALLEGYEPGMRVARLTPVLTALREKLIPMVATLASAQRARPALFDGRRYPQDAQWAFTMRLLKDVGFDLEAGRQDLSIHPFTGGTHALDVRLTTHVDEANPLPALFSTIHEAGHGLYEQGFSPEHHGTPLAVAPSMGLHESQSRLWENLVGRSRPFWEHYYPHLRAAFPEALAGVDVDTFHGVINHVAPSLIRIDADEVTYNLHIALRYELELLLIRDALPLDDLPAAWNERMRHYLGITPPDDTRGVLQDIHWAWGEFGYFPTYTLGNLYAASLHRAARRAIPDLEGHLSRGELLPLRDWLRTHVHAHGFRTPAEERVRDITGQGLTDADFLAYLRDKYGALSGVAL